A region from the Pithys albifrons albifrons isolate INPA30051 chromosome Z, PitAlb_v1, whole genome shotgun sequence genome encodes:
- the SAXO1 gene encoding LOW QUALITY PROTEIN: stabilizer of axonemal microtubules 1 (The sequence of the model RefSeq protein was modified relative to this genomic sequence to represent the inferred CDS: inserted 2 bases in 2 codons; deleted 1 base in 1 codon; substituted 1 base at 1 genomic stop codon) yields the protein MINGVRKEEKFDYRTIVQNYCFYRGLVATQSCEPPNLVQKTKATFEYITNGRVNYMPYPLVKHYVHKIHHKIEKYKVRYVPFDGFTTHEVSYKGLAGQPTKXCKPKLLSVPSFASEFQEKYKAXLQHPIFIRKPDVYIPPLEIMDLHTTTGTHYKHPNGKSAKMCNLTLKKXTEPFNNSSVMKEEYTPSLCKKLKLITHDLELTFPATPIDFLTAFWTHHVPHFLTVMKTCKPIWSGPKHHTLLDPKTTHAASYTPEGIVRCLASYKAPCGYVFEGTDSDGHSLYLTDSKSETKCLQRKLKEKESGHNLVGNGFKEQGLSELKMAA from the exons ATGATAAATGGAGTCAGGAAAG aagaaaaatttgACTACAGAACCATTGTCCAGAATTACTGTTTCTACAGGGGATTGGTTGCAACTCAAAGCTGCGAACCTCCGAATCTGGTCCAGAAAACTAAGGCTACCTTTGAGTATATAACCAATGGCAGGGTGAATTATATGCCATATCCTCTGGTGAAACATTATGTCCATAAAATTCAT CATAAAATTGAGAAATACAAGGTCAGGTATGTCCCATTTGATGGTTTCACTACACACGAAGTTTCTTACAAGGGCCTGGCTGGTCAGCCAACCA CTTGCAAGCCAAAGCTTCTTTCTGTCCCTTCTTTTGCCTCTGAGtttcaggaaaaatacaaaGCTTGACTACAACATCCTATATTCATCAGAAAACCTGATGTATATATTCCTCCCCTGGAGATAATGGACCTTCACACCACTACCGGGACACATTACAAGCACCCAAATGGCAAGTCAGCCAAGATGTGTAatcttacattaaaaa tgactGAGCCATTCAATAATTCTTCTGTAATGAAGGAAGAATATACACCTTCCCTGTGCAAGAAACTAAAACTGATCACTCATGATTTGGAGCTGACTTTCCCAGCAACACCCATAGATTTCTTGACTGCTTTTTGGACCCATCATGTCCCTCATTTCCTCACAGTTATGAAGACTTGTAAACCTATCTGGTCAGGCCCAAAGCATCACACTCTGCTAGATCCTAAAACAACTCATGCTGCCAGCTACACACCAGAGGGCATTGTTAGATGTTTGGCCTCTTACAAAGCCCCATGTGGTTACGTCTTTGAGGGAACTGACTCTGATGGTCACAGTCTCTATCTCACTGATTCCAAAAGTGAAACAAAGTGCCTGCAAaggaaactgaaggaaaaagagagtgGACACAACCTTGTTGGAAATGGATTCAAAGAACAGGGACTCAGCGAGTTAAAAATGGCAGCTTGA